One Streptomyces fagopyri DNA window includes the following coding sequences:
- a CDS encoding SDR family oxidoreductase, with protein sequence MSERTGTSPRVAIVTGGSRGIGRETAERLAADGYAVVVDYAGNQAEADKVVAAITAAGGEALALRADVADETAMADLFDTVEARFGGVDVVVHAAGVMTLAPLADLDLDALDRMHRTNVRGTFVVGQQAVRRLRAGGALINFSSSVLGLAIPGYSGYAATKGAVEAMTLIVAREMRGRDVTVNVVAPGPTATALYLDGKDEETIARAAAQPPLERLGTPGDIAGVVSFLAGPDGRWVNGQVLRANGGVI encoded by the coding sequence ATGAGCGAGCGGACCGGCACCTCCCCGCGCGTCGCGATCGTCACCGGCGGATCGCGCGGGATCGGCCGCGAGACCGCCGAACGGCTGGCCGCCGACGGATACGCCGTGGTGGTCGACTACGCGGGCAACCAGGCGGAGGCCGACAAGGTCGTCGCCGCGATCACCGCGGCGGGCGGCGAGGCCCTCGCCCTGCGCGCGGACGTCGCCGACGAGACCGCGATGGCGGACCTCTTCGACACGGTGGAGGCCCGCTTCGGCGGAGTCGACGTCGTCGTCCACGCCGCCGGCGTCATGACCCTCGCGCCGCTGGCCGACCTCGACCTCGACGCCCTGGACCGGATGCACCGCACCAACGTCCGCGGCACGTTCGTCGTCGGACAGCAGGCCGTGCGCCGGCTGCGCGCCGGCGGCGCCCTCATCAACTTCTCCAGCTCCGTGCTGGGGCTGGCCATCCCCGGGTACAGCGGCTACGCCGCCACCAAGGGCGCCGTCGAGGCCATGACCCTGATCGTCGCCCGCGAGATGCGCGGGCGGGACGTCACCGTCAACGTGGTGGCCCCCGGCCCCACCGCCACCGCGCTGTACCTGGACGGCAAGGACGAGGAGACCATCGCCCGGGCGGCCGCGCAGCCCCCGCTGGAGCGCCTGGGCACCCCCGGGGACATCGCCGGGGTCGTGTCCTTCCTCGCGGGCCCGGACGGCCGCTGGGTCAACGGCCAGGTGCTCCGCGCCAACGGCGGCGTCATCTGA
- a CDS encoding aldehyde dehydrogenase family protein encodes MSADTGSGPGTEAQRLFIGGSWVAPDDGHYEVTDPATEGLVGWAPEASRDQVRAAAAAAREAFGPWSRTPPEERAAVLGRAADVIQRRFLPYAELAAAESGATTATARGMQVGVGAARFRRYARVEPAEQPLPPQINEAGPFGGAAVMGALAVRQPVGVVTCITSYNNPWANPAGKIAPALAMGNTVVVKPAPQDPLSVYRMAEALEAAGVPPGVLNVVSGSRAEAGEAAVDCEDVDMVSFTGSTAVGRRIAEVCGRGMKRQLMELGGKGAAVVFDDADLGSAVSGIGTTYSFYSGQICTAPTRVIAQRGVYDRLVSELAAYAGRLTVGDPREPGTVVGPVISASHRDRVEAYVELGRKEGARVVAGGERPPYERGFYVAPTLLADCTADMRVVREEIFGPVVVVVPFDDEEEGIALANDSDYGLIDYVWSGDVARAFRVARRLRAGGVGINTVGRNMEAPFGGFKKSGVGRDVGSFALHAYSEVQSLVWPG; translated from the coding sequence GTGAGCGCGGACACCGGGAGCGGCCCGGGGACCGAGGCGCAGCGGCTGTTCATCGGCGGCTCGTGGGTCGCGCCCGACGACGGGCACTACGAGGTGACCGACCCGGCGACCGAGGGGCTCGTCGGGTGGGCTCCGGAGGCCTCCCGGGACCAGGTGCGGGCGGCGGCGGCCGCCGCCCGCGAGGCCTTCGGGCCCTGGTCCCGGACGCCTCCGGAGGAGCGTGCCGCGGTGCTCGGCCGGGCGGCCGACGTCATCCAGCGGCGCTTCCTGCCGTACGCCGAACTCGCCGCGGCCGAGAGCGGTGCCACGACGGCGACCGCCCGCGGGATGCAGGTGGGGGTGGGCGCCGCCCGGTTCCGGCGTTACGCCCGGGTCGAGCCCGCCGAGCAGCCGCTGCCCCCGCAGATCAACGAGGCGGGGCCGTTCGGCGGGGCGGCCGTCATGGGCGCCCTGGCGGTACGCCAGCCCGTCGGCGTGGTCACCTGCATCACCTCGTACAACAACCCCTGGGCCAATCCGGCGGGCAAGATCGCCCCCGCGCTCGCCATGGGCAACACGGTGGTCGTCAAGCCCGCCCCGCAGGATCCGCTGTCCGTGTACCGGATGGCGGAGGCGCTGGAGGCGGCGGGCGTGCCACCGGGTGTGCTCAACGTGGTGAGCGGTTCGCGTGCGGAGGCCGGGGAGGCGGCCGTGGACTGCGAGGACGTGGACATGGTCAGCTTCACCGGCTCGACGGCCGTCGGCCGGCGTATCGCCGAGGTGTGCGGACGCGGGATGAAGCGTCAGCTGATGGAGCTGGGCGGGAAGGGGGCGGCGGTCGTCTTCGACGACGCCGACCTCGGTTCGGCGGTGTCCGGGATCGGCACCACGTACTCGTTCTACAGCGGACAGATCTGCACGGCGCCCACCCGGGTGATCGCGCAGCGGGGCGTGTACGACCGGCTGGTGAGCGAACTCGCGGCATACGCCGGGCGGTTGACGGTCGGCGATCCGCGGGAGCCGGGGACGGTGGTCGGGCCGGTCATCTCGGCGTCCCACCGGGACCGGGTCGAGGCGTACGTCGAACTCGGCCGGAAGGAGGGCGCGCGGGTGGTCGCGGGCGGCGAACGGCCGCCGTACGAGCGGGGTTTCTATGTCGCGCCCACGCTGCTCGCGGACTGCACGGCGGACATGCGGGTGGTGCGCGAGGAGATCTTCGGGCCCGTCGTCGTGGTCGTGCCCTTCGACGACGAGGAGGAGGGGATCGCGCTCGCCAACGACAGCGACTACGGGCTGATCGACTACGTCTGGTCGGGCGACGTGGCCCGCGCCTTCCGTGTCGCCCGGCGGCTCAGGGCCGGCGGGGTCGGGATCAACACCGTCGGCCGCAACATGGAGGCGCCCTTCGGCGGCTTCAAGAAGAGTGGTGTCGGGCGGGACGTGGGCTCCTTCGCCCTGCACGCCTACAGCGAGGTGCAGTCCCTCGTCTGGCCGGGGTGA
- a CDS encoding TetR/AcrR family transcriptional regulator, with the protein MSPADTAPGNTKARILDVAAALVARSPDGDVSTRAVCEAAGVGAPALYRHFGDKEGLLSAVVDHGFDQYLATKRGRGPGTDPVRDLRDGWDTHTDFALRNPNLYRLMNSPAMRTPPAAALESHRILTEDLRRAAEQGKLRLAPELAAQMIMSANVGVCLMLVSRPATFDDMTLSRRVRDAVHTAVFVPEVMADTAPGTGTSGTGTSGTTTSGGDEAQVPAVATRLGALLRQAPGTVFTPAESALLGEWLDRLSNTAPERP; encoded by the coding sequence GTGAGCCCGGCCGACACCGCGCCCGGGAACACGAAGGCGCGGATCCTCGACGTGGCGGCGGCCCTGGTCGCCCGGTCGCCGGACGGTGACGTCTCGACCCGGGCGGTGTGCGAGGCCGCCGGGGTCGGCGCCCCGGCGCTCTACCGCCACTTCGGGGACAAGGAAGGCCTGCTCTCGGCGGTCGTCGACCACGGCTTCGACCAGTACCTGGCGACCAAGCGCGGGCGCGGCCCCGGCACGGATCCCGTGCGGGACCTGCGCGACGGCTGGGACACCCACACGGACTTCGCCCTGCGCAACCCCAACCTCTACCGGCTGATGAACTCCCCGGCGATGCGCACCCCGCCCGCCGCGGCCCTGGAGTCCCACCGCATCCTCACCGAGGACCTCCGGCGCGCTGCCGAACAGGGCAAGCTGCGCCTGGCCCCCGAACTGGCCGCACAGATGATCATGTCGGCCAACGTGGGCGTCTGCCTGATGCTGGTCTCCCGCCCGGCCACCTTCGACGACATGACCCTGTCGCGCCGGGTACGGGACGCCGTGCACACCGCGGTCTTCGTACCGGAGGTGATGGCGGACACCGCCCCCGGCACCGGGACGTCCGGCACCGGGACGTCCGGCACCACGACCTCCGGCGGCGACGAGGCGCAGGTACCCGCCGTCGCCACCCGCCTCGGCGCGCTCCTCCGGCAGGCCCCCGGAACGGTCTTCACCCCCGCCGAGTCCGCGCTGCTGGGGGAGTGGCTGGACCGGCTCTCCAACACGGCGCCGGAACGGCCGTAG
- a CDS encoding SDR family NAD(P)-dependent oxidoreductase codes for MDTRPRSVPPRTIVITGAGSGFGALSARALARAGHTVYAAMRDTAGRNAERVARAEEYAAAHGVDLRTVELDVLSQESADAAIAEVLARTGTLDVLVHNAGHMVTGPAEAFTPEELAAVHDTNVLGTQRVNRAALPHLRAQGHGLLVWVGSTSSRGGTPPYLAPYFAAKAAMDALAVSYAAELARFGIETSIVVPGAFTSGTEHFATGGHPADTAVIRAYEERYAGLVDQVAQRLAALAPADADASLVADAIVDVVGAPDGERPFRVHVDPADDGSEEVSRVADRVRSEFLTRIGLDDLLSPRPAAREGVA; via the coding sequence ATGGACACCCGTCCGCGTTCCGTCCCGCCCCGGACGATCGTCATCACCGGTGCCGGTTCGGGTTTCGGCGCACTGTCCGCCCGTGCCCTCGCCCGCGCCGGTCACACCGTGTACGCGGCGATGCGCGACACCGCCGGCCGCAACGCGGAGCGGGTCGCCCGCGCCGAGGAGTACGCCGCGGCACACGGGGTGGACCTGCGCACGGTCGAACTCGACGTACTCTCCCAGGAGTCGGCCGACGCCGCGATCGCCGAGGTGCTGGCGCGGACCGGCACCCTGGACGTGCTCGTCCACAACGCCGGCCACATGGTGACCGGTCCGGCGGAGGCCTTCACCCCGGAAGAACTGGCCGCGGTCCACGACACGAACGTGCTCGGCACCCAGCGGGTCAACCGGGCCGCGCTGCCACACCTGCGCGCCCAGGGGCACGGCCTGCTGGTGTGGGTCGGCTCGACCTCCTCACGCGGCGGCACCCCGCCCTACCTGGCGCCGTACTTCGCCGCCAAGGCCGCGATGGACGCGCTCGCCGTGTCGTACGCCGCCGAACTGGCCCGCTTCGGCATCGAGACCAGCATCGTGGTGCCCGGTGCCTTCACCTCCGGCACCGAGCACTTCGCGACCGGCGGCCACCCCGCCGACACCGCGGTGATCCGGGCGTACGAGGAACGCTACGCGGGCCTCGTGGACCAGGTCGCCCAGCGCCTCGCGGCCCTCGCGCCCGCCGACGCGGACGCGTCCCTCGTCGCCGACGCCATCGTCGACGTGGTCGGCGCACCGGACGGCGAGCGGCCCTTCCGGGTACACGTGGACCCCGCCGACGACGGCTCGGAGGAGGTCAGCCGGGTCGCGGACCGCGTCCGCTCCGAGTTCCTGACCCGGATCGGCCTGGACGACCTGCTGAGCCCGCGTCCGGCCGCGCGCGAGGGGGTCGCGTGA
- a CDS encoding ATP-binding protein codes for MQELIRQRRRQGFVGRGAERAAFRENLELPPEDERHRFLFHVHGNAGVGKTFLVRELEQLARERGALTAYVDEGVGSVPEAMAAVSERFARQGHRFKDLDRLLATHRERRHEAEAAALETPEPPVSPPSPASLAAARASLVGLGLLPGVGAFAGALDPNQLALGADWLRSGIGARLRSQEDVRLVQSPERVLTPVLLDELASVAAEAPWLVLLFDTYERTAPFLDGWLHEVMTTDRHGALPANVVVVTAGQRPFDTARWGGFADFVADVPLAPFTEAEARALLAGKGVVAEPVVEEVLRLTGGLPVLVSTLAAGRPTGPDDVGDPSATAVERFLKWEHDPVRRAAALACALPRRLDADVFRAAAHCPEDEADALFGWLRGLPFVSDRGDRVQYHDVVRAPMLRLQRLRSPRGWARRHARLAETFGRWRAETETQDGRDTGEPWADEGWRELRLAETYHLLCANARTALPAALRDFVDACDGGDVAARRWARVLAEAGEDADAEPVRTWGRSLSEAFGDGGVAAALGVLLDRGGLDERRQALARVIRGSALRHAGAYEEALAEYDRAIALDPRLARAYRGRALGRYGPGEYENGIADLDRADALAPDDAETISVRGEYHRILGHDDEAIRDLDRAIELDPSYHFAWASRGAVRQRLGQLTKALADLNHALELKPDYPWALGRRARVWRGLGEPARQLADLDLGLRLLPDWGWGHCERGDALRAAGRHEEALADYDRAIGIDGAYASAYASRGVCHGDLGRSAEALADLDRAIALLPEYPWALRQRAELRLRLGAPALALSDADRAKTLRPGDAPVLLCRVRALIALGRHDEARPDLDRALEPDSGDRLSGRALDDLSGTFEALLRAPGADRDRLAPLAERVAAARAARSAPPAD; via the coding sequence ATGCAGGAGCTGATCCGGCAGCGCAGACGGCAGGGTTTCGTGGGGCGCGGCGCCGAACGGGCCGCTTTCCGGGAGAATCTCGAACTGCCGCCGGAGGACGAGCGGCACCGGTTCCTGTTCCATGTGCACGGGAACGCGGGCGTCGGAAAGACCTTCCTGGTACGGGAGTTGGAGCAGCTCGCCCGGGAGCGCGGGGCGCTTACCGCGTACGTCGACGAGGGCGTGGGCAGCGTGCCCGAGGCGATGGCGGCGGTCAGCGAGCGCTTCGCCCGGCAGGGGCACCGGTTCAAGGACCTCGACCGGCTGCTGGCCACCCATCGGGAGCGCCGTCACGAAGCCGAGGCGGCGGCGCTGGAGACGCCGGAACCCCCGGTGTCCCCGCCCTCGCCCGCGAGCCTGGCCGCCGCCCGCGCGAGCCTGGTCGGGCTCGGCCTGCTGCCCGGTGTCGGCGCCTTCGCGGGAGCTCTCGACCCGAACCAACTCGCCCTCGGGGCGGACTGGTTGCGTTCCGGGATCGGCGCCCGGCTGCGCAGCCAGGAGGACGTGCGGCTGGTCCAGTCACCGGAGCGGGTCCTCACCCCGGTCCTGCTCGACGAGCTGGCCTCGGTCGCCGCGGAGGCCCCCTGGCTCGTCCTGCTCTTCGACACCTACGAGCGGACCGCGCCCTTCCTGGACGGCTGGCTGCACGAGGTGATGACGACCGACCGCCACGGCGCCCTGCCGGCGAACGTCGTGGTCGTCACCGCGGGACAGCGCCCCTTCGACACCGCCCGCTGGGGCGGCTTCGCCGACTTCGTGGCCGACGTGCCACTGGCGCCCTTCACGGAGGCCGAGGCGCGGGCCCTGCTCGCCGGCAAGGGTGTGGTGGCCGAACCGGTCGTCGAGGAGGTGCTGCGGCTCACCGGCGGACTGCCGGTGCTGGTGTCCACCCTGGCCGCCGGACGGCCCACCGGACCGGACGACGTGGGCGATCCCAGCGCGACGGCGGTGGAGCGCTTCCTGAAGTGGGAGCATGACCCCGTCCGCCGCGCCGCCGCCCTGGCCTGCGCCCTGCCCAGGAGGCTGGACGCCGATGTCTTCAGAGCCGCCGCGCACTGCCCCGAGGACGAGGCCGACGCGCTCTTCGGCTGGTTGCGCGGCCTCCCCTTCGTCAGCGACCGCGGGGACCGCGTCCAGTACCACGACGTCGTACGCGCCCCGATGCTGCGCCTGCAACGGCTGCGCTCGCCACGGGGGTGGGCGCGGCGGCACGCCCGGCTCGCGGAGACGTTCGGGCGGTGGCGGGCGGAGACGGAGACCCAGGACGGCCGGGACACCGGCGAACCGTGGGCGGACGAGGGCTGGCGCGAACTGCGGCTGGCGGAGACCTACCACCTGCTGTGCGCGAACGCCCGGACCGCGCTGCCCGCCGCGCTGCGGGACTTCGTCGACGCCTGCGACGGCGGTGACGTCGCCGCCCGGCGCTGGGCCCGCGTCCTGGCCGAGGCCGGAGAGGACGCGGACGCGGAGCCCGTACGGACGTGGGGGCGGTCGCTGTCGGAGGCGTTCGGCGACGGCGGGGTGGCGGCCGCGCTCGGGGTGCTGCTGGACCGCGGCGGACTGGACGAGCGGCGACAGGCCCTGGCCCGGGTGATCCGGGGGAGCGCGCTGCGGCACGCCGGCGCGTACGAGGAGGCGCTGGCGGAGTACGACCGGGCCATCGCCCTCGATCCGCGACTGGCCCGCGCCTACCGCGGCAGAGCCCTCGGCCGCTACGGGCCGGGGGAGTACGAGAACGGCATCGCCGATCTGGACCGGGCCGACGCGCTCGCGCCGGACGATGCCGAGACGATCTCCGTACGCGGTGAGTACCACCGCATCCTGGGACACGACGACGAGGCGATCAGGGATCTGGACCGCGCGATCGAACTCGACCCCTCGTACCACTTCGCCTGGGCGTCCAGGGGAGCGGTCCGGCAGCGGCTCGGACAACTGACCAAGGCCCTCGCGGATCTGAACCACGCGCTGGAACTCAAGCCCGACTACCCCTGGGCGCTGGGCCGCCGGGCCCGGGTGTGGCGGGGACTGGGTGAGCCCGCCCGGCAGCTGGCCGATCTCGACCTCGGGCTGCGCCTGCTGCCCGACTGGGGCTGGGGCCACTGCGAGCGCGGGGACGCGCTCCGCGCGGCGGGCCGCCACGAGGAGGCGCTGGCCGACTACGACCGGGCCATCGGCATCGACGGCGCGTACGCGTCGGCGTACGCGAGCCGGGGCGTCTGTCACGGTGACCTCGGCCGGTCGGCCGAGGCCCTCGCGGACCTGGACCGGGCCATCGCCCTGCTGCCCGAGTACCCCTGGGCGCTGCGGCAGCGGGCGGAGCTCCGTCTCCGGCTGGGCGCCCCCGCCCTGGCCCTGTCCGACGCCGACCGCGCGAAGACCCTGCGGCCCGGTGACGCACCGGTCCTGCTGTGCCGCGTGCGCGCCCTGATCGCGCTGGGGCGGCACGACGAGGCCCGACCCGACCTGGACCGCGCCCTCGAACCGGACTCCGGCGACCGGCTGAGCGGACGGGCCCTCGACGACCTGTCCGGCACGTTCGAGGCCCTGCTGCGTGCGCCCGGCGCCGACCGGGACCGTCTCGCCCCGCTCGCCGAACGGGTCGCCGCGGCGCGGGCCGCGCGGTCCGCCCCGCCCGCCGACTGA
- a CDS encoding bifunctional FO biosynthesis protein CofGH, translating to MTTSATPGTGPTANSMRRALRRARDGVALDVTEAAVLLQARGEDLDDLAASAARVRDAGLDAAGRPGVITYSKSVFVPLTRLCRDKCHYCTFVTVPGKLRRAGHGMFMSPDEVLDIARRGAELGCKEALITLGDKPEDRWPEAREWLDAHGYDDTIAYVRAISIRILEETGLLPHLNPGVMSWTDFQRLKPVAPSMGMMLETTATRLWSEPGGPHHGSPDKEPAVRLRVLEDAGRSSVPFTSGLLIGIGETYEERADSLFALRRVSRAYHGIQELIIQNFRAKPDTAMRGMPDAELDELVAAVAVARHIMGPAACLQAPPNLVDSEYGRLIGAGIDDWGGVSPLTIDHVNPERPWPRIEQLAERSRAAGFELRERLCVYPEFVRRGEPWLDPRLLPHVRALADPETGLALPDAVVEGHPWQEPEEAFTGSGRTDLHTSIDTEGRTGDRREDFDLVYGDWEALREAAAPGMVPSRIDTDVRAALATAADDPTRLTDDEALALLHADGPALDALCRIADDVRRSAVGDDVTYIVTRNINFTNVCYTGCRFCAFAQRRTDADAYTLSLDQVADRAAQAWDVGAVEVCMQGGIHPDLPGTAYFDIAKAVKERVPGMHVHAFSPMEVVNGATRTGMSVREWLTAAKEAGLDTIPGTAAEILDDEVRWILTKGKLPAATWIEVVTTAHELGIRSSSTMMYGHVDQPRHWLGHFRTLSRIQQRTGGFTEFVTLPFIHTNAPVYLAGISRPGPTVRDNRAVTAMARLLLHPHIPNIQTSWVKLGAEGAAEMLRSGANDLGGTLMEETISRMAGSSYGSYKSVKDLVAVAEAAGRPARPRTTLYGEVSEERRRAAAASDGHLPELLPVLE from the coding sequence ATGACGACTTCCGCGACTCCCGGGACCGGGCCGACGGCGAACTCCATGCGGCGAGCGCTCAGGCGCGCGCGGGACGGCGTCGCGCTCGACGTGACCGAGGCGGCCGTACTGCTCCAGGCGCGCGGCGAGGACCTCGACGACCTCGCCGCGTCCGCCGCGCGGGTGCGTGACGCGGGCCTCGACGCCGCGGGCCGCCCCGGCGTCATCACGTACTCCAAGAGCGTGTTCGTCCCGCTCACCCGGCTGTGCCGGGACAAGTGCCACTACTGCACCTTCGTGACCGTCCCGGGCAAGCTGCGCCGGGCCGGTCACGGGATGTTCATGTCCCCGGACGAGGTCCTCGACATCGCCCGGCGCGGTGCCGAACTCGGCTGCAAGGAAGCCCTCATCACCCTCGGGGACAAGCCCGAGGACCGCTGGCCCGAAGCCCGGGAGTGGCTGGACGCGCACGGCTACGACGACACGATCGCCTACGTGCGGGCCATCTCCATCCGCATCCTGGAGGAGACGGGACTGCTCCCGCACCTCAACCCGGGCGTCATGTCGTGGACCGACTTCCAGCGGCTCAAGCCCGTCGCGCCGAGCATGGGCATGATGCTGGAGACGACGGCCACCCGGCTGTGGAGCGAGCCCGGCGGACCGCACCACGGCTCCCCGGACAAGGAACCCGCCGTGCGGTTGCGGGTCCTGGAGGACGCGGGCCGCTCCTCGGTCCCCTTCACCAGCGGGCTGCTGATCGGCATCGGCGAGACGTACGAGGAGCGCGCCGACTCCCTCTTCGCGCTCCGCCGGGTCTCCCGCGCCTACCACGGCATCCAGGAACTGATCATCCAGAACTTCCGCGCCAAGCCGGACACCGCGATGCGCGGGATGCCGGACGCGGAACTGGACGAGCTGGTCGCCGCGGTGGCCGTGGCCCGGCACATCATGGGACCGGCTGCCTGCCTCCAGGCGCCGCCCAACCTGGTGGACTCCGAGTACGGGCGGCTGATCGGCGCGGGGATCGACGACTGGGGCGGGGTGTCCCCGCTGACCATCGACCACGTCAACCCCGAACGGCCGTGGCCGCGGATCGAGCAGCTGGCCGAGCGGTCCCGGGCGGCCGGCTTCGAACTGCGCGAACGGCTGTGTGTGTACCCGGAGTTCGTCCGGCGCGGCGAGCCCTGGCTGGACCCGCGGCTGCTGCCGCACGTACGGGCGCTGGCGGACCCGGAGACGGGCCTGGCGCTGCCGGACGCCGTCGTCGAGGGGCACCCCTGGCAGGAACCCGAGGAGGCGTTCACGGGGTCGGGGCGTACGGACCTGCACACGTCGATCGACACCGAGGGACGCACCGGCGACCGCCGCGAGGACTTCGACCTCGTCTACGGCGACTGGGAGGCGCTGCGCGAGGCCGCGGCCCCCGGCATGGTGCCCTCCCGCATCGACACGGACGTCCGGGCCGCGCTCGCGACGGCCGCCGACGACCCGACGCGGCTGACCGACGACGAGGCGCTCGCGCTGCTGCACGCGGACGGACCGGCGCTGGACGCGCTGTGCCGCATCGCGGACGACGTCCGCAGGTCCGCCGTCGGTGACGACGTCACGTACATCGTCACCAGGAACATCAACTTCACCAACGTCTGCTACACCGGCTGCCGCTTCTGCGCCTTCGCCCAGCGCCGTACGGACGCCGACGCCTACACCCTGTCCCTGGACCAGGTGGCCGACCGGGCCGCCCAGGCCTGGGACGTGGGGGCGGTCGAGGTCTGCATGCAGGGCGGCATCCATCCCGACCTGCCCGGCACCGCGTACTTCGACATCGCGAAGGCGGTCAAGGAGCGGGTCCCCGGCATGCACGTGCACGCCTTCTCGCCCATGGAGGTGGTGAACGGCGCGACCCGCACCGGGATGTCGGTGCGCGAATGGCTGACCGCGGCCAAGGAGGCGGGCCTGGACACCATCCCCGGCACCGCCGCGGAGATCCTGGACGACGAGGTCCGCTGGATCCTGACCAAGGGGAAGCTGCCCGCGGCGACCTGGATCGAGGTCGTGACGACCGCGCACGAGCTGGGCATCCGCTCGTCCTCGACGATGATGTACGGCCATGTGGACCAGCCCCGGCACTGGCTCGGCCACTTCCGCACCCTGTCCCGCATCCAGCAGCGGACCGGCGGCTTCACGGAGTTCGTGACGCTCCCCTTCATCCACACCAACGCGCCCGTCTACCTGGCGGGCATCTCCCGGCCGGGTCCGACGGTCCGCGACAACCGCGCGGTGACCGCCATGGCCCGCCTGCTGCTCCACCCGCACATCCCCAACATCCAGACCAGCTGGGTGAAGCTGGGCGCCGAGGGCGCGGCGGAGATGCTCCGCTCCGGGGCCAACGACCTCGGCGGCACGCTGATGGAGGAGACCATCTCCCGGATGGCGGGCTCCTCGTACGGCTCCTACAAGTCCGTCAAGGACCTCGTCGCGGTCGCGGAGGCGGCGGGACGCCCGGCGAGGCCGCGGACGACCCTGTACGGCGAGGTCTCCGAGGAGCGGCGGCGCGCGGCGGCGGCGTCGGACGGCCACCTGCCGGAACTGCTTCCCGTGCTGGAGTGA
- a CDS encoding CehA/McbA family metallohydrolase produces MCEDEHGDGMARRALFVTGAAAALTLGSVTFASGAGAAGRTETRTVSGTLPVGAPDFVYLPVEVPHGVREIHVAYTYDRPSVPAGTAGNALDIGLFDERGTELGGEGFRGWSGGARTEFFVRADDATPGYVPGRIGPGTWHVALGPYTVAPQGLSYEVTVTLAHGEQAATPAPVYPPPRARGRGRAWYRGDCHLHSWYSDGRRTPAEIAALARAAGLDFINSSDHNTHSSHPHWADQAGDDLLIMLGEEVTTRNGHVLALGTEPGTFVDWRYRARDHRFGRFARGIRRAGGLVVPAHPHATCVGCGWKFGFGEADAVEVWNGPYTPDDEVALAEWDNTLVASVRSRSRSWLPAMGNSDAHRDPDAVGTPQTVVLADDLTREAVQDGIRAGRSYVAESKSVVLAFTASGPGGEHAGIGGRLTVAADAPVTVRLEVCGAPRCTVRLVTDEGVLFTSDVLPVSGSGTVEWRTTPQYAAYVRAELRHETAAGPVPGALAAFTNPIFLGT; encoded by the coding sequence ATGTGCGAGGACGAGCACGGCGACGGCATGGCCAGGCGCGCGCTGTTCGTGACGGGAGCGGCCGCGGCGCTTACGTTGGGAAGCGTGACCTTCGCGAGCGGCGCCGGAGCGGCCGGCCGTACCGAGACCCGGACGGTGTCGGGCACCCTGCCCGTCGGCGCGCCGGACTTCGTGTACCTCCCGGTCGAGGTGCCGCACGGGGTGCGGGAGATCCATGTCGCGTACACCTACGACAGGCCGTCGGTCCCGGCGGGCACCGCGGGCAACGCGCTCGACATCGGTCTCTTCGACGAGCGCGGCACGGAACTGGGCGGCGAGGGCTTCCGCGGCTGGTCGGGCGGGGCGCGTACGGAGTTCTTCGTCCGGGCGGACGACGCGACCCCGGGATACGTCCCCGGCCGGATCGGCCCCGGCACCTGGCACGTCGCGCTCGGCCCGTACACGGTGGCACCGCAGGGCCTGTCGTACGAGGTCACCGTGACGCTCGCCCACGGGGAGCAGGCCGCGACGCCGGCCCCGGTGTACCCGCCGCCCCGCGCGAGGGGCCGCGGGCGGGCCTGGTACCGGGGCGACTGCCACCTGCACTCCTGGTACTCGGACGGCCGCCGCACCCCGGCGGAGATCGCGGCACTGGCCCGGGCGGCGGGCCTGGACTTCATCAACAGCTCGGACCACAACACGCACTCCTCGCATCCGCACTGGGCGGACCAGGCGGGCGACGACCTGCTGATCATGCTCGGTGAGGAGGTCACCACCCGCAACGGCCATGTGCTGGCGCTCGGCACGGAACCGGGCACGTTCGTCGACTGGCGCTACCGTGCCCGCGACCACCGGTTCGGCCGTTTCGCCCGCGGGATCCGCCGCGCGGGCGGCCTGGTCGTCCCGGCGCATCCGCACGCCACCTGCGTCGGCTGCGGCTGGAAGTTCGGGTTCGGGGAGGCGGACGCGGTCGAGGTGTGGAACGGCCCGTACACGCCGGACGACGAGGTGGCCCTGGCCGAGTGGGACAACACGCTGGTCGCGTCCGTCCGTTCGCGGTCGCGGTCCTGGCTGCCGGCGATGGGCAACAGCGACGCCCATCGCGACCCGGACGCGGTCGGTACACCCCAGACGGTCGTCCTCGCCGACGACCTGACCCGGGAGGCCGTCCAGGACGGCATCCGCGCGGGCCGCAGTTACGTGGCGGAGTCCAAGTCGGTGGTGCTGGCCTTCACCGCGTCCGGTCCCGGCGGTGAACACGCGGGGATCGGGGGCCGGTTGACGGTGGCGGCGGACGCTCCGGTCACGGTCCGCCTGGAGGTCTGCGGCGCTCCGCGCTGCACGGTCCGCCTCGTCACCGACGAGGGTGTCCTGTTCACCAGCGACGTCCTGCCGGTCTCCGGCTCGGGCACGGTGGAGTGGCGGACGACCCCTCAGTACGCGGCCTACGTACGGGCCGAACTGCGGCACGAGACGGCGGCGGGTCCCGTCCCGGGGGCGTTGGCGGCGTTCACCAACCCGATCTTCCTGGGCACCTGA